In Cumulibacter soli, one genomic interval encodes:
- a CDS encoding sugar ABC transporter ATP-binding protein, with protein sequence MSEMKPATDGSADAVLRLAGVTKLYGGNAALTSVDFDVRAGEVHALLGENGAGKSTLCKIIAGAVNPDEGSMELSGATRTYTHPSEALRDGISMVYQETSLVPTMTVAQNLELGDEPLIARMRKVNINARQQLQRLNFHVPATAYVSTLTGAQRQMVEIVRAMSRDAKVVIFDEPTASLTPEEKEQLFGAIQRLKEFGVAIIFVSHALEESLQIADRITVLRDGVLQATRPASELDREQIVELMVGRPIEARRVESATIREPGETVLRVENLTMGAVVKNMSFSARAGEIVGIAGLVGSGRSETALIVAGALKRNRLNGGKIYLRGKEVRYRVPRQAVRDGIVYITEDRKVNGFFETMSVSANIFLGHLSTARRAAFLASSRQRQSVAARFIERFRIRGTSADAKVVELSGGNQQKVVLAKSLTHDKDLVIFDEPTRGVDVGAIDEIHTLIREIADSGAAVVVISSYLPEIMALSDRVLVARAGRIAAEFRIEDATQERIMFAAVH encoded by the coding sequence ATGTCTGAGATGAAACCCGCTACCGACGGCAGCGCCGATGCCGTGCTTCGGCTGGCCGGAGTCACGAAGCTGTACGGCGGCAACGCGGCGCTGACGTCTGTCGACTTCGACGTACGCGCCGGGGAGGTACACGCGTTACTCGGCGAGAACGGTGCGGGCAAATCGACACTGTGCAAGATCATCGCCGGCGCGGTCAATCCCGATGAGGGCTCGATGGAACTATCGGGTGCCACACGGACCTACACCCATCCCAGCGAGGCGCTGCGTGACGGCATCAGCATGGTGTACCAAGAGACCTCCTTAGTGCCGACGATGACGGTGGCGCAGAACCTGGAGCTCGGCGATGAACCACTCATCGCCCGGATGCGCAAGGTGAACATCAACGCGCGGCAGCAGCTGCAACGGCTGAACTTTCACGTCCCCGCTACCGCCTACGTGTCCACCTTGACCGGGGCGCAGCGTCAGATGGTGGAAATCGTCCGGGCGATGTCTCGCGACGCCAAGGTGGTGATCTTCGACGAACCGACCGCGTCGCTGACGCCTGAGGAGAAAGAGCAACTGTTCGGCGCGATTCAGCGCCTCAAAGAGTTCGGCGTGGCGATCATCTTCGTCTCGCATGCGTTGGAGGAATCGCTGCAGATCGCTGACCGCATCACCGTATTGCGCGACGGCGTGCTGCAGGCAACGCGTCCGGCCAGCGAACTTGATCGAGAACAGATCGTGGAACTCATGGTCGGACGGCCGATCGAGGCCCGGAGGGTGGAATCGGCGACGATACGTGAGCCCGGCGAAACCGTGCTACGGGTCGAGAACCTCACGATGGGCGCCGTGGTCAAGAACATGTCGTTCTCAGCCAGGGCCGGCGAGATCGTCGGAATTGCCGGACTAGTGGGCTCGGGTCGCTCGGAGACCGCGCTCATCGTGGCTGGGGCGCTGAAGCGTAACCGGCTCAACGGGGGAAAGATCTACCTACGCGGTAAGGAAGTCCGTTACCGGGTGCCTCGGCAGGCAGTTCGCGACGGAATCGTCTACATAACCGAGGACCGCAAGGTCAATGGCTTCTTCGAGACGATGTCGGTCAGCGCGAACATCTTCCTCGGTCACCTGTCGACGGCTCGGCGCGCGGCATTTCTGGCCAGCAGTCGGCAACGGCAGAGCGTGGCTGCACGGTTCATTGAGCGCTTCCGGATTCGCGGGACCAGCGCCGATGCGAAGGTCGTCGAACTGTCCGGAGGTAACCAGCAGAAGGTCGTCCTGGCGAAATCCCTGACTCACGACAAAGACCTGGTGATCTTTGATGAGCCGACGCGTGGTGTGGACGTCGGCGCGATCGACGAAATTCACACGTTGATCCGCGAGATTGCTGATTCCGGTGCGGCCGTGGTGGTGATTTCGTCATATCTACCTGAGATCATGGCGTTATCGGACCGGGTCCTCGTCGCGCGCGCCGGACGTATCGCCGCCGAGTTCCGGATCGAAGACGCAACCCAGGAACGCATTATGTTCGCGGCTGTGCACTAG
- a CDS encoding thiolase domain-containing protein, with protein sequence MTAHVRIAGAYEHPGRHLPDHSAAQIHAEAAIGACADAGITLGDVDGYFCSGDAPGFGSLSMADYMGLTLSYVDHTEIGGSSPVAQVGHAAAAIAAGKCSIALITLGGKPRTGGTQAGAPRPDAPEYSFEGIYGLTTPGGYALAAQRHMHEYGTTAEQLAAIKVAASKHAKHNPQAFLPKEVTIEDVLNSPMVSDPLHRLDCCVVTDGGGALIVVSAEVAKRLNRQSVAVLGHGESPKLADNGRIDLTYTGARWSGPRAFEEAGVKHKDIDYASIYDSFTITVLETIEDLGFCKKGQGGAYVADGALEAPDGALPFNTDGGGLCNNHPTNRGGITKVIEAVRQLRGEAHPAVQVKDCEIALAHGTGGNLGNRMGSATLILGRE encoded by the coding sequence ATGACCGCACATGTTCGGATCGCTGGCGCCTACGAGCACCCTGGACGTCACTTGCCAGACCACTCGGCCGCTCAGATCCACGCTGAGGCTGCGATTGGGGCATGTGCAGACGCCGGAATCACGCTCGGAGACGTCGACGGTTACTTCTGCTCGGGCGATGCGCCCGGTTTCGGTTCCTTGTCGATGGCCGACTACATGGGCCTGACGCTCTCGTACGTCGACCACACGGAAATCGGCGGCAGTTCGCCGGTCGCGCAGGTAGGGCACGCCGCGGCTGCCATCGCTGCCGGAAAATGTTCGATCGCGCTCATCACGCTCGGCGGAAAGCCCCGCACGGGTGGCACGCAAGCAGGTGCGCCACGACCTGACGCGCCGGAGTACTCCTTCGAGGGTATTTACGGTCTTACGACCCCCGGCGGCTACGCCTTGGCCGCGCAGCGGCACATGCACGAGTACGGCACGACTGCTGAGCAACTCGCTGCTATCAAGGTCGCCGCGTCCAAACACGCCAAGCACAACCCGCAGGCCTTCCTGCCGAAGGAAGTCACGATTGAGGATGTGCTGAACTCGCCCATGGTCAGCGACCCGCTGCACCGTCTGGACTGCTGCGTGGTCACCGACGGCGGAGGTGCACTGATCGTGGTCAGTGCCGAGGTCGCCAAGCGACTTAATCGCCAGTCTGTCGCCGTCCTCGGTCACGGCGAGTCGCCAAAGCTAGCCGACAATGGTCGCATCGATCTGACCTACACCGGCGCGCGATGGTCAGGTCCGCGCGCGTTCGAAGAAGCTGGTGTCAAGCACAAAGACATCGACTACGCGAGCATCTACGACTCGTTCACCATTACCGTCCTGGAGACGATCGAAGATCTCGGCTTCTGCAAGAAGGGACAGGGTGGCGCCTACGTCGCCGATGGTGCACTTGAGGCACCGGACGGCGCATTGCCGTTCAACACCGATGGCGGCGGTTTGTGCAATAACCACCCCACCAACCGCGGTGGCATCACGAAGGTCATCGAGGCCGTTCGGCAGTTGCGCGGCGAGGCGCATCCGGCCGTTCAGGTCAAGGACTGCGAGATTGCGCTGGCCCACGGCACCGGCGGCAACCTCGGTAACCGGATGGGATCGGCGACGCTGATCCTGGGAAGGGAGTAG
- a CDS encoding TetR/AcrR family transcriptional regulator, producing MTAQAANAQKATTKDRLLAEAARCFADNGFHGTSMTDIERGVGIKRGALYYHISSKEELLYEVSVRHVHEAIATAESIVASIADPVEQLREIARKHVELVGNRRVECIVWLRESHALSGAYGERVNELRADYEELVAATFRRAVRRRQLRNITPVVIKGFIGLIGFSVLWVDPDGPKSAEAIADELVDMALYGALTDAARAQKPRPRRRRAAKPTNDADR from the coding sequence GTGACTGCGCAAGCTGCTAACGCACAGAAGGCAACGACGAAAGATCGTCTACTCGCCGAGGCCGCCCGGTGCTTCGCTGACAACGGATTCCACGGCACCAGCATGACCGACATCGAACGGGGTGTCGGAATCAAACGCGGTGCGCTCTATTACCACATCAGCTCGAAGGAAGAACTTCTGTATGAGGTCTCCGTTCGGCATGTACACGAGGCAATCGCGACCGCCGAAAGCATCGTCGCCAGCATCGCCGATCCGGTGGAACAACTGCGCGAGATCGCGCGCAAGCACGTCGAACTAGTCGGCAACCGGCGAGTCGAATGTATCGTCTGGTTACGCGAATCGCACGCGCTCAGCGGCGCGTACGGCGAACGCGTGAACGAACTTCGCGCCGACTACGAGGAACTCGTCGCAGCGACCTTTCGGCGCGCCGTGCGTCGCCGTCAGTTGCGCAATATCACCCCGGTAGTGATCAAAGGATTCATCGGGCTCATCGGCTTCTCTGTGCTGTGGGTTGATCCCGACGGGCCCAAATCGGCTGAGGCAATCGCCGATGAGCTGGTCGATATGGCGCTCTATGGCGCCCTCACCGATGCGGCGCGGGCCCAGAAACCACGACCGCGCCGCCGGCGAGCAGCAAAGCCCACCAACGACGCGGATCGTTAG
- a CDS encoding sugar ABC transporter substrate-binding protein, producing MFRNQQATQASPPKTGVRRVLICLIAVATLLLGACTSTGPAPTSVADVAEGGGLPDTANPDEVADYVHETLKGKKVAYAAGASGFPLQDVWRNTFIDSFEQLGIEFTYNDAQADPQKLVQNAQTLINDDPDVLILHNQDLTNAANLIKDAQAKGIYVIVINLASVAQSDAFVGGNFGPAQTALAERMSADCAAKGKKDIAIIQGWSSDGLSVQAVDAWKAVFEAEGMNVVSEQAGQYDPTKAFNIATTVLQQQDNLCGFIGAWDSMMIGAANAVDQAGLAGEVGVYTSDASIVACDAIEAGTMTAAVDYGVMSYGPTIVAMVQYFLESGIPAGTTKNAVFAKYTVIDETNLHESQGSCYTGDSV from the coding sequence ATGTTTCGAAATCAGCAGGCCACGCAGGCCAGCCCGCCGAAGACCGGCGTACGCCGTGTTCTCATCTGCCTGATCGCCGTGGCCACGCTCCTGCTCGGCGCCTGTACGTCGACCGGGCCAGCGCCGACCTCGGTAGCCGATGTCGCTGAGGGCGGGGGATTACCGGATACGGCAAACCCCGATGAGGTGGCCGATTACGTGCACGAGACCCTCAAGGGAAAGAAGGTGGCCTACGCTGCGGGCGCCTCGGGATTCCCGCTGCAGGACGTCTGGCGCAATACGTTCATCGACTCGTTCGAGCAACTCGGCATCGAGTTCACCTACAACGATGCTCAGGCCGATCCGCAGAAGCTGGTACAGAACGCACAGACCCTGATCAATGACGATCCCGACGTGTTGATTCTGCACAACCAGGACCTGACCAACGCGGCGAACCTAATCAAAGACGCTCAGGCAAAAGGGATCTACGTGATCGTGATCAACCTGGCCTCGGTGGCGCAGTCCGATGCGTTCGTCGGCGGTAATTTCGGTCCGGCGCAAACCGCATTGGCCGAACGGATGTCCGCTGACTGCGCTGCCAAGGGCAAGAAAGACATCGCGATCATCCAGGGCTGGTCCAGCGATGGGTTATCAGTGCAGGCAGTTGACGCGTGGAAGGCGGTGTTCGAGGCCGAAGGCATGAACGTGGTCTCCGAACAGGCCGGTCAGTACGACCCCACCAAAGCCTTCAACATCGCCACCACGGTGCTCCAGCAACAGGACAACCTTTGTGGGTTCATCGGTGCGTGGGACTCGATGATGATCGGTGCCGCTAACGCGGTCGATCAGGCCGGGCTCGCCGGTGAGGTAGGCGTCTACACCAGTGACGCCTCGATCGTCGCGTGTGACGCTATCGAGGCGGGCACGATGACCGCGGCGGTCGACTACGGCGTGATGTCCTACGGCCCGACCATCGTGGCGATGGTGCAGTACTTCCTGGAGAGCGGCATCCCCGCGGGAACCACCAAGAACGCGGTATTCGCGAAGTACACCGTCATCGATGAGACGAACCTGCACGAATCCCAAGGTTCCTGCTATACCGGCGATTCCGTCTAG
- a CDS encoding Zn-ribbon domain-containing OB-fold protein: protein MSQNQLPVPAAVIHPDARGYWEGTTREVIVLQRCDDCDTVIWFPRAICPRCWGSKLSNFEASGRGTVYSWTRTNKGMADYRDAGPYILAYVELAEGPRLMTNLVGFDGDPKIGDAVQATFDKIDDESALLRFGPA, encoded by the coding sequence ATGAGCCAGAATCAACTACCGGTCCCAGCGGCTGTCATCCACCCGGATGCGCGCGGCTACTGGGAAGGCACCACCCGTGAGGTCATCGTGCTGCAGCGTTGCGATGACTGCGATACCGTCATCTGGTTTCCCCGCGCGATCTGTCCGCGGTGCTGGGGCAGCAAGCTATCGAACTTCGAAGCGTCCGGTCGCGGCACCGTGTACAGCTGGACTCGTACGAACAAGGGAATGGCTGACTACCGAGACGCCGGCCCGTACATCCTGGCCTATGTCGAGTTGGCCGAAGGCCCCCGGCTGATGACGAACCTCGTTGGGTTCGACGGCGACCCGAAGATCGGTGACGCCGTGCAGGCGACGTTCGACAAGATCGACGACGAATCCGCGCTGTTGCGGTTTGGGCCCGCGTAG
- a CDS encoding ABC transporter permease, translating to MVRQVDGYSLSNRGFSSRFSVQRSLAELLGKRWMDAIAPVILLIAVIVYFAVTTPSFTNASNLVTVSQTLAEYGFLALAMTIVISGGGIDLSVGGIYAVTNAVAVILFKIHQWPTLVVLVATLVLGSLMGLFNGVIISVLRTRPFITTLVTLLLFRSIATYLDNEYSPKVAMSSHTDFIWEQMTVGRLLFLPPALFILLVSVVVAQIIITRTRFGWQIIAMGSSRTAARRAGMKLSRLGVQTYVLSGLLSGFAGFLVATRLSSSSQTTGAGYEFVALTAVIIGGINLYGGRGTAIKALLGATIVAFIYQGLLVQGFDANAYNVVLAIALLLFAAFDIKYGKNRGKVIQKIFLVPSSLKLGPLENINAEGSVWKPNRKLTDARPIGLGQLDGPEDVILDEQGRIYCGDRRGWIWRFEPDDLDHGEVFCRVGGLPLGLAWDADKNLVVCVGGMGVYSIDQDGNATAVSTQTDRNPFALRDTSAIRLADDLDIAPDGKIYYSDASTRFDGIEYNFDVMEARPNGRVMVFDPATGKTSTIIKNMSFPNGVCVAHDGQSVLICSTILSRVDRLWIAGEKEGTLEPFLENLPGLPDNINRAGNGEYWLAFAGMRTPTFDLALQDAGFRRRMLKEIPQDEWLIANMNTSCVVRVSETGEVLESLWDETQMNHALITSMREKDGYLYLGGLVNNRMGRYTLPDAATRTDPVQALAQDGGGARNG from the coding sequence ATGGTGCGTCAGGTAGATGGTTATTCGCTGTCGAATCGCGGATTCAGCAGCCGATTTTCGGTGCAACGATCGCTGGCAGAGTTGCTTGGCAAACGCTGGATGGATGCGATCGCGCCGGTGATCCTGCTGATCGCCGTGATCGTGTACTTCGCGGTGACGACGCCGTCGTTCACCAATGCCAGCAATCTCGTCACGGTCTCGCAGACCCTCGCCGAGTATGGGTTCCTGGCGCTAGCGATGACGATCGTCATCAGCGGCGGTGGCATCGATCTGAGCGTCGGAGGCATCTACGCCGTCACCAACGCGGTCGCGGTGATCCTGTTTAAGATCCATCAATGGCCGACGCTGGTGGTGTTGGTCGCGACATTGGTGCTGGGCTCGTTGATGGGCCTATTCAACGGCGTCATCATCAGCGTGCTGCGTACTCGTCCGTTCATCACCACCTTGGTGACTTTGCTGCTGTTCCGCAGCATCGCGACGTACCTCGACAATGAATACTCACCGAAGGTGGCGATGTCGAGCCATACGGACTTCATCTGGGAACAGATGACGGTGGGTCGACTGCTGTTCCTGCCGCCGGCGCTGTTCATCTTGCTGGTCTCGGTCGTGGTCGCCCAGATCATCATCACTCGCACTCGTTTCGGGTGGCAGATCATCGCGATGGGGTCCTCGCGCACCGCGGCCAGACGAGCCGGCATGAAACTCAGCCGGCTCGGGGTCCAGACCTATGTGCTGTCAGGACTCTTGTCAGGTTTCGCCGGTTTCTTGGTCGCCACGCGACTTAGTAGTTCTTCGCAAACGACTGGTGCCGGGTACGAGTTCGTCGCGTTGACGGCCGTCATTATTGGTGGCATTAACCTGTACGGCGGACGCGGGACTGCGATCAAGGCGCTGCTCGGTGCCACGATCGTGGCGTTCATTTACCAAGGCTTGCTCGTCCAAGGGTTCGACGCGAACGCCTATAACGTCGTACTGGCCATCGCGCTGCTGCTCTTCGCGGCCTTCGACATCAAGTATGGCAAGAACCGCGGCAAGGTCATCCAGAAGATCTTCCTGGTGCCGTCATCGCTGAAGCTGGGCCCCCTGGAGAACATCAATGCCGAGGGCAGCGTGTGGAAACCGAACCGGAAGCTGACCGACGCACGCCCGATCGGCCTCGGCCAACTCGACGGGCCGGAGGACGTGATTCTGGACGAACAAGGACGCATCTATTGCGGTGACCGCCGAGGGTGGATCTGGCGATTTGAACCTGACGATCTCGATCACGGCGAGGTGTTCTGCCGTGTCGGTGGGCTGCCGCTCGGACTCGCGTGGGACGCCGATAAGAATCTGGTGGTGTGCGTCGGCGGTATGGGCGTCTATTCGATCGATCAGGACGGTAATGCGACTGCGGTATCAACGCAGACCGATCGCAATCCGTTCGCGTTACGCGATACCTCGGCGATCCGACTCGCCGATGACCTCGATATCGCACCGGACGGCAAGATCTACTACAGCGACGCCAGTACCCGTTTCGACGGCATCGAATACAACTTTGACGTGATGGAAGCGCGTCCGAATGGGCGGGTGATGGTCTTCGACCCGGCGACCGGAAAAACCTCCACGATCATCAAGAACATGTCCTTCCCTAATGGGGTGTGCGTGGCGCACGATGGTCAATCGGTGCTGATTTGCTCGACGATCCTCTCGCGGGTTGACCGATTGTGGATCGCCGGCGAGAAGGAGGGAACACTCGAACCGTTCCTGGAAAACCTTCCGGGACTGCCGGACAACATCAACCGTGCCGGTAATGGCGAGTACTGGCTGGCCTTCGCCGGAATGCGAACCCCCACGTTTGACCTCGCGTTGCAGGACGCTGGATTCCGGCGTCGCATGCTCAAGGAAATCCCACAGGATGAATGGCTCATCGCAAATATGAACACCTCCTGCGTGGTCCGGGTGTCGGAGACCGGTGAGGTGCTCGAATCGTTGTGGGACGAGACGCAGATGAATCACGCGCTGATCACCTCAATGCGAGAAAAGGACGGCTACCTGTACCTCGGTGGGCTGGTCAACAACCGGATGGGCCGCTACACGCTGCCCGACGCGGCGACTAGAACCGACCCGGTGCAGGCCTTGGCGCAAGACGGCGGAGGTGCACGTAATGGGTAG
- a CDS encoding ABC transporter permease — translation MTVDQSVSTERRDRKRVADLDQGVLVGGLVIVLAVALAIFVDGFATSGNLVSIALTVSGLGVLALGQAVVVIGRGLDLSIIAIYGVTAQLIAKMMSDGSPEILAIIVAILAALAMGAINGLLVAYVEIPAIFVTLATSLLYLGAMRLFVFDGSVSFSFSDEASIVSFIGQSRVLGIPVSTILWVVLAAVCLWFAVKTVVGRWIYAMGDNPAAAALTGAPTRRLTVLTYVVSAFMGLIAGLIITGGAGTFDTRALSTGSQLYDVLAIVVIGGVSFAGGRGSIAGVVAATLFIGLIVNGMTLLNFDTVQQSIAKSIIILAALVVDRWLHPPNEETARVGEL, via the coding sequence ATGACCGTCGATCAATCGGTGTCCACCGAGCGACGCGACCGTAAGCGCGTCGCCGACCTCGACCAGGGTGTGCTCGTCGGTGGCCTGGTCATTGTCCTGGCCGTCGCACTCGCGATCTTCGTCGACGGATTCGCCACCTCGGGAAACCTGGTCAGCATCGCGCTCACCGTCTCCGGCCTGGGCGTCTTGGCGCTCGGGCAGGCCGTCGTCGTCATCGGCCGTGGACTTGACCTCAGCATCATCGCGATCTACGGAGTCACCGCACAGCTGATCGCGAAGATGATGAGCGACGGCTCGCCGGAGATCCTCGCGATCATCGTCGCGATCCTCGCAGCGTTGGCGATGGGGGCGATCAATGGATTGCTCGTGGCGTACGTCGAGATACCCGCCATCTTCGTAACGTTGGCGACCTCGTTGCTCTACCTCGGGGCAATGCGGCTGTTCGTGTTCGATGGTTCGGTGTCCTTCAGTTTTTCCGATGAGGCGTCCATCGTGTCTTTCATCGGCCAGAGCCGAGTGCTTGGCATACCGGTCTCCACCATCCTGTGGGTGGTGCTGGCAGCGGTGTGCCTCTGGTTCGCGGTGAAGACGGTCGTTGGGCGCTGGATCTACGCCATGGGTGACAATCCGGCGGCCGCGGCGCTCACCGGTGCGCCGACCCGTCGGCTGACCGTGCTGACCTACGTCGTGTCGGCGTTTATGGGTCTGATTGCCGGTCTGATCATTACCGGCGGCGCCGGAACCTTCGACACCCGCGCGTTGAGCACTGGCTCGCAGCTGTACGACGTCCTCGCGATCGTGGTCATCGGCGGAGTGAGTTTCGCTGGGGGCCGCGGCAGTATCGCCGGCGTCGTAGCCGCCACGTTGTTCATCGGGCTCATCGTCAACGGGATGACATTGCTGAACTTCGACACCGTGCAGCAATCCATCGCCAAGTCGATCATCATTCTGGCCGCGCTCGTCGTCGATCGCTGGTTGCATCCGCCCAACGAGGAGACCGCTCGCGTCGGCGAGCTGTAG
- a CDS encoding SMP-30/gluconolactonase/LRE family protein, whose translation MGSRWWAGVKEFLRPSSAPDRAVPAMDGAFAPNDQLDELTEAIATHDPQDVVHYRDEVVLVAAGHQIEAIDIGDHSRRVVAELPGLVTGIHVTSPGLLACVDGHGLVRVDIESGAVSTLSLDERAHRLSAVVELDGRIFATSYAAEGTWHDWPRDLMTKGASGALLEVQEDGSVRTLADGLAWAYGLCVAADGTLLFTESWRHRVCTYDLGSGRTGVLRERLPGYPARIHTGGDGELLLTMFAARTQLVEFVLREDEYRTRMMNEIPMDDWVTPAFRKTGSIRAPFQLGGAVHLGEVKPWAPSRSYGLVAVLDAAGDVRLSAHSRAGGVRHGITASCAVADRLVLACYGTSELLVGAIDMESRMIS comes from the coding sequence ATGGGTAGTCGTTGGTGGGCAGGGGTTAAGGAATTCTTGCGACCGAGTTCGGCGCCGGATCGTGCTGTGCCGGCGATGGACGGAGCGTTTGCACCCAATGATCAGCTCGACGAACTCACTGAGGCAATCGCCACGCACGATCCGCAGGACGTCGTGCACTACCGTGATGAGGTAGTGCTGGTCGCGGCCGGGCATCAGATCGAGGCGATTGATATCGGCGACCATTCGCGCCGCGTCGTGGCTGAACTGCCAGGTCTCGTCACCGGGATCCATGTCACCTCTCCTGGCCTGCTCGCGTGCGTGGACGGCCACGGGTTGGTGCGCGTGGACATCGAGTCCGGCGCCGTATCGACCCTCAGCCTCGACGAACGTGCCCACCGGCTGTCGGCAGTCGTGGAGTTGGACGGTCGAATTTTTGCGACGTCGTACGCCGCCGAAGGGACCTGGCACGACTGGCCGCGCGATCTGATGACCAAGGGCGCCTCGGGAGCGCTGCTGGAAGTACAAGAAGACGGGTCAGTGCGCACCTTGGCCGACGGACTAGCGTGGGCGTACGGCTTATGCGTAGCGGCAGACGGCACCCTGCTCTTTACCGAGTCGTGGCGGCATCGTGTGTGTACCTACGATCTGGGCTCCGGACGTACGGGGGTACTGCGCGAGCGACTGCCGGGCTACCCGGCGCGGATTCATACCGGCGGCGACGGTGAATTGTTGTTGACGATGTTTGCCGCTCGGACCCAATTGGTCGAGTTCGTCTTGCGGGAGGACGAGTACCGCACTCGGATGATGAACGAGATTCCGATGGACGACTGGGTTACCCCTGCGTTCCGCAAAACCGGTTCGATCCGGGCACCATTCCAACTTGGCGGCGCCGTCCACCTCGGTGAAGTCAAACCTTGGGCGCCATCTCGCTCGTACGGCCTGGTTGCTGTGCTTGATGCCGCTGGGGATGTTCGACTCAGCGCGCATTCGCGCGCCGGCGGCGTACGGCACGGGATTACCGCGTCGTGCGCGGTGGCCGATCGGCTCGTACTGGCCTGCTATGGCACCAGCGAGTTGCTCGTGGGCGCGATCGACATGGAAAGCAGGATGATCAGCTGA